One segment of Calliopsis andreniformis isolate RMS-2024a chromosome 1, iyCalAndr_principal, whole genome shotgun sequence DNA contains the following:
- the Spg gene encoding dedicator of cytokinesis spg isoform X1 — protein sequence MWTTTKTTKYGVAVYNWRGDTRYGLPLEIGETVQILEECAGWYRGFSTKNRAVKGIFPSSYIHLKPCKIENEGLYESVIPLEDPVVREVTLVLREWCGIWKRLYVERETYKFNTLRKVMRELLEWRRQLLTGTLTTDQTRELKLRINNKVDWGNRKLGLDLVPRQGAHMVDPDTMSVVELYHVHVQSAENSQGASTLRRKEHKKVLTHHLYFCMRDFGHSVGENTEIYFSLYDAKRNIYLSERYLVRISKEGFSSFIEKMHSNCTIFTDLGNADLSKDLYMVAHVMRCGRMLYSDFGKNKAGSATYRRPHGVAVLSLAEATQDHTEELEMTFKVYQGEEKDFHQLHEQIIRNNKCSPLPGQPNYGIVASLRVLHGELSQVREENPLLFKNVCLTKKLGFSDVIMPGDVRNDLYLKLERGEFERGGKSTGKNIEVTILVLDADGQPLEGCLFGAAGMEGSSEYQSLVIYHHNSPAWAETVRLAIPIDKFYGSHVRFEFRHCSTREKNDKKLFSFAFVRLMEPGGATLQDGAHELYIYKCEDRSKLDSLSYLSLPSSAREPNATGSPAFSRSPKEFVLIRTLLCSTKLTQNVDLLSLLQWKAHPELISDTLGRVLRLDGEELVKFLQDILDALFSMFHTENGNSTTHSGLVFQVLVSIFSLLEDSKFEHFKPVMDAYISGHFAAALVYKGLQTSVQHCADWVTVTEKQEPIIKCFRSLEYIFKFMIQSRLLFARATAGECEDSFKRDLYRVFAALNKMLGLQQEMVLHSQIALLHSISAVFEQLMAVLPVLKVAKLTCTMLDSLPREPPLQLTQAKLTAIKNLTTSSLFREDDESRNLLLITICRHLRIHLLRREELRSCTDILGEILSFLHKKERDTNKVNNCIHHDVETLCLSILDVLIQTILIVINTSGPVLGCLVAGLIGLLQLLDEYHYVRLWEELTHTGERKPLKDFLLRVFVVLRDLVKKEVFPPDWLVIRMQANNVILKSLQQLAQPLAFRFSHGSFDSQLWSMYFNLAVAYLTQPSLQLEQFSEVKREKIMEKYGDMRVLMGFQILSMWNYLKDRKLEFIPGMVGPFLEVTLVPESELRKATLDIFFDMMECEQKARGSFRSVESELIDKLDILISENKGDDEYRQLFNTMEHLSAVLLDRVQSEDPAWKESGTAFITSITRLLERLLDYRSVIQGDENRDKRMSCTVNLLNFYKNEFNRKEMYLRYIYKLHDLHLAAENYTEAGFTMKLYADQLGWGSTILPSDHSYPQQPEWQRKELLYHKIIHYLDRGKCWEKGIPLCKELAVLYETKLYDYAKLSHVLKLQAKFLDNILTQLRPEPEYFRVGFYGLSFPLFVRNKLFIYRGLEYERIGAFTQRLQTEFPSAQILMKNSPPDESILTSEGQYIQICNVKPIPEEGSLACRGAEVPERIVAFYLVNDVRKFIFDRPLHRGPVDRENEFKSLWIERTTLTTESKLPGILRWFEVIEKRSELLAPVQYACETMQSVERELRRLVAQYTAEPHRNINPFSMRLQGIIDANVMGGITKYQEAFLTPEFARQNPDMVQHVNRLKSLILDQMSVLEAGLNLHGQIAPAGVQPLHKRLNERFTQLKQGLGPLARQRTIHQDSIVNSPLPPLPVNEKQRPATLETIGSRSSHVESDCQLEDEGFYTKVDGGPPPIPQREVRPRSVGYGSTPPRPTHQRSLSKPLSPKLPLRHSLPTPTDGVDQAGLRTSWSEPGPEPAPPLPPRGCTPDKRDSNTNTIVPPAPPKRLAYKRNTEWSTDDDPELQNEPNDLRDSGISTTSLSDFQSHLSNLNNLSYEDFEPRARCNDIMNISPPSIINPLNVSTGNFASGTFQSTHSLHGQEVSPPPIPPKAHQDTPSAPSTLERASSRTQSHNHTENYSVPKLQTLSVASDTESTV from the exons ATGTGGACGACCACGAAAACGACCAAATACGGTGTCG CCGTGTATAATTGGCGAGGCGACACGCGCTATGGGCTTCCTCTGGAGATTGGAGAAACTGTACAAATTTTGGAGGAATGCGCAG GTTGGTACAGAGGCTTCTCGACAAAGAATCGTGCGGTGAAAGGTATCTTCCCTAGTTCGTACATACACTTAAAACCTTGTAAGATCGAGAATGAAGGTCTGTATGAGTCGGTGATACCTCTGGAGGATCCGGTGGTCCGAGAAGTCACTCTCGTTCTCCGAGAATGGTGCGGTATCTGGAAGAGGTTGTACGTG GAACGGGAAACATACAAGTTTAATACTCTGCGCAAGGTGATGAGGGAACTGTTGGAATGGCGGCGACAGCTTTTAACCGGTACTCTGACCACAGATCAGACACGGGAATTGAAACTGAGAATCAACAACAAAGTGGATTGGGGAAATCG GAAACTGGGCTTGGATCTGGTGCCACGACAGGGCGCCCATATGGTGGACCCGGATACGATGTCCGTCGTTGAGCTTTATCACGTG CACGTCCAGAGTGCAGAGAATTCGCAGGGCGCATCGACCCTCAGACGGAAGGAGCATAAAAAGGTCCTGACACATCACCTCTACTTTTGCATGAGAGACTTTGGCCATTCCGTTGGTGAGAACACGGAGATCTATTTCTCCTTGTACGACGCGAAACGGAATATATACTTGAGTGAACGATACCTGGTTCGAATATCGAAGGAGGGTTTCTCCAGCTTCATCGAGAAGATGCACAGCAACTGTACGATCTTCACCGATCTCGGTAATGCGGATCTAAGCAAGGATCTGTACATGGTCGCGCACGTGATGCGATGTGGCAGAATGTTATACTCTGATTTTGGGAAGAATAAGGCGGGCAGCGCCACTTACAGACGGCCTCACGGCGTTGCCGTTTTATCCCTTGCAGAGGCTACACAGGATCACACCGAAGAGCTTGAGATGACTTTCAAG GTGTATCAGGGGGAAGAAAAGGATTTCCATCAGTTACACGAGCAGATTATTCGCAACAACAAATGTTCTCCTCTTCCGGGTCAGCCAAATTATGGTATAGTGGCCTCTTTACGCGTTCTTCACGGTGAACTGTCTCAAGTGAGAGAAGAGAATCCGCTGCTGTTCAAAAATGTCTGTTTAACGAAGAAACTTGGCTTCTCCGACGTGATCATGCCAGGCGACGTACGGAATGATTTGTACCTGAAATTGGAACGCGGCGAATTTGAAAGGGGAGGGAAATCTACGGGGAAAAATATCGAG GTGACCATTTTGGTGCTGGACGCAGACGGGCAGCCTTTAGAAGGTTGTTTGTTCGGAGCGGCAGGAATGGAAGGCAGTTCAGAGTACCAAAGTTTAGTTATTTATCATCACAACAGTCCAGCATGGGCAGAAACAGTTCGGTTGGCGATACCTATCGATAAATTTTATGGAAGCCATGTGCGATTTGAATTTCGACATTGTTCTA CACGCGAGAAGAATGACAAAAAGCTATTCTCCTTCGCGTTCGTGCGTCTCATGGAACCGGGAGGAGCTACCCTTCAGGATGGCGCTCACGAGTTATACATCTATAAGTGCGAGGATCGCTCCAAATTGGATTCTCTAAGCTACCTCTCCCTACCCAGCAGCGCCAGAGAACCAAACGCGACAG GCTCTCCAGCGTTCTCCAGGTCTCCGAAAGAATTTGTGCTCATACGTACTTTACTGTGTAGCACAAAATTGACCCAAAATGTCGATCTTCTAAGTCTACTCCAATGGAAGGCTCATCCAGAACTAATTTCTGATACACTAGGTCGTGTGTTACGATTAGACGGCGAAGAGTTGGTCAAGTTTCTTCAAGATATCTTGGATGCATTATTTTCCATGTTTCACACAGAAAATGGCAATTCTACAACTCATTCCGGTCTGGTATTTCAAGTTCTCGTTTCTATCTTCAGCCTGCTCGAGGACTCTAAATTCGAGCACTTCAAACCAGTCATGGATGCCTATATTTCCGGTCACTTTGCCGCTGCGCTCGTATACAAGGGGCTTCAAACCAGCGTGCAACACTGTGCGGATTGGGTGACTGTTACTGAGAAACAGGAACCTATTATCAAGTGTTTTCGTTCACTGGAGTATATCTTTAAATTCATGATCCAGAGTCGTTTGCTGTTCGCTAGAGCCACAGCTGGAGAATGCGAAGACAGCTTTAAGAGAGATCTCTATCGCGTATTCGCAGCGTTGAATAAGATGCTCGGGCTTCAACAGGAAATGGTGCTTCACTCGCAAATTGCCCTGCTCCACTCGATTTCAGCGGTTTTTGAACAACTGATGGCCGTGTTGCCAGTCCTTAAAGTGGCTAAGCTTACTTGCACCATGCTTGATTCGTTGCCACGGGAGCCACCCTTGCAGCTTACGCAGGCCAAATTGACTGCCATTAAGAATCTTACTACCTCTTCGCTATTTCGCGAAGATGATGAGAGCAGAAATCTGCTATTAATTACTATATGCAGACATTTGCGAATTCATCTACTTAGGCGTGAAGAGCTGCGTTCCTGTACCGACATTTTGGGAGAGATACTTAGCTTTTTACACAAAAAGGAACGGGACACCAATAAAGTCAACAACTGCATACATCATGACGTGGAGACTCTGTGCCTATCGATCCTCGACGTCCTAATACAAACTATTCTCATCGTCATAAACACAAGTGGTCCCGTTCTGGGATGTCTAGTGGCCGGCTTGATAGGATTGCTTCAGCTTCTGGATGAATACCATTATGTTAGGCTATGGGAAGAGCTTACACACACTGGCGAACGGAAGCCCCTTAAGGATTTCCTTTTGAGGGTCTTCGTGGTACTTCGAGATTTAGTGAAAAAAGAAGTGTTTCCACCAGATTGGTTAGTGATTAGGATGCAAGCAAACAACGTAATACTCAAATCTCTACAGCAACTAGCACAGCCTTTGGCTTTTCGTTTTTCGCACGGTAGCTTCGATTCTCAGCTGTGGTCGATGTATTTTAATTTGGCCGTGGCGTATCTCACCCAACCGTCCCTCCAGCTTGAACAATTCTCCGAGGTGAAACGAGAGAAGATAATGGAAAAGTATGGGGATATGAGGGTGTTGATGGGCTTCCAAATACTCTCGATGTGGAACTATCTAAAAGACCGTAAACTGGAGTTCATTCCTGGCATGGTGGGACCCTTCTTAGAGGTCACCTTGGTCCCTGAAAGTGAATTGAGGAAGGCTACTTTGGATATCtttttcgatatgatggagtgcGAGCAGAAAGCCCGAGGCAGCTTTAGATCGGTTGAATCAGAATTGATAGACAAGCTTGACATTTTGATAAGCGAAAACAAGGGCGACGACGAGTACAGGCAACTATTCAATACCAT GGAACATCTAAGCGCTGT GTTGTTGGATAGAGTCCAATCAGAAGATCCGGCCTGGAAGGAAAGTGGGACTGCTTTCATTACGTCTATCACTCGTCTTTTGGAACGGTTACTGGACTACCGAAGTGTGATTCAAGGCGATGAAAATCGTGACAAGCGCATGTCTTGCACCGTTAATTTACTG AACttttataaaaatgaattcAATCGGAAGGAGATGTATCTACGGTACATATACAAACTTCACGATCTACATCTGGCAGCTGAAAATTATACGGAAGCAGGGTTTACGATGAAACTATATGCCGATCAATTGGGTTGGGGTTCCACGATACTACCTTCAGATCATTCTTATCCACAGCAACCGGAATGGCAAAGGAAGGAGCTACTTTATCACAAGATAATCCATTACTTAGATCGTGGCAAGTGTTGGGAGAAGGGCATACCATTGTGCAAGGAATTGGCAGTGCTATACGAGACCAAATTATATGATTACGCGAAATTGAGTCATGTGTTGAAACTGCAAGCCAAGTTCCTGGACAATATATTGACACAGCTTAGACCTGAACCAGAGTATTTTCGGGTTGGCTTTTATGGACTTAGTTTTCCACTTTTCGTTAGG aataaACTTTTTATATATCGTGGTCTAGAGTATGAGCGAATAGGAGCATTCACGCAACGATTACAGACTGAATTTCCAAGCGCACAAATATTGATGAAAAATTCTCCGCCCGATGAGAGTATTCTCACGTCTGAGGGACAAT ATATACAAATTTGTAATGTAAAACCGATCCCCGAGGAAGGTAGCCTAGCTTGTCGGGGAGCGGAAGTTCCTGAACGCATTGTAGCGTTCTACTTGGTCAACGATGTTCGAAAATTTATTTTCGATCGACCACTCCATAGGGGTCCAGTTGATCGTGAAAACGAGTTTAAATCTCTCTGGATTGAAAGAACTACGCTGACAACTGAATCAAAATTGCCCGGCATCTTGAGGTGGTTCGAAGTGATCGAGAAGAGGTCTGAACTACTGGCCCCTGTGCAATACGCCTGTGAAACTATGCAGAGCGtggagagagaattgaggagacTTGTCGCACAATACACTGCCGAACCTCATAGAAATATTAATCCCTTTAGCATGAGACTTCAAGGGATCATCGATGCTAATGTGATGGGTGGTATCACCAAATATCAAGAGGCATTCCTAACTCCAGAATTTGCTAGGCAGAATccagatatggtgcagcacgtgAATAGGCTAAAAAGTCTTATCCTAGATCAAATGAGCGTATTGGAAGCTGGATTAAATTTGCATGGTCAGATTGCTCCAGCCGGAGTACAACCTTTGCATAAAAGATTAAACGAAAGATTCACGCAACTAAAACAAGGCTTAGGCCCTCTGGCAAGGCAAAGAACTATTCACCAAGACAGCATCGTCAA CTCACCGTTACCCCCATTACCAGTAAACGAGAAACAGCGGCCTGCTACCTTGGAAACCATAGGTTCTAGGTCTTCTCACGTAGAGAGTGATTGTCAACTAGAAGATGAAGGTTTCTACACGAAGGTGGATGGTGGACCTCCGCCTATTCCCCAGCGCGAAGTGCGACCTCGTTCAGTTGGTTATGGAAGCACACCACCTAGACCTACCCATCAGAGATCCTTGAGCAAACCTTTAAGCCCAAAGTTACCATTAAGGCATTCTTTGCCAACGCCGACGGATGGAGTCGATCAGGCTGGATTGAGAACTTCTTGGAGCGAACCTGGGCCAGAACCAGCGCCACCACTCCCACCTAGAGGTTGCA cTCCTGACAAACGTGATTCGAATACAAACACAATCGTACCCCCTGCACCACCAAAGCGTTTAGCGTACAAACGTAATACTGAATGGAGTACTGATGATGATCCAGAGTTACAAAATGAACCAAATGATCTTCGCGATAGTGGTATATCAACGACTAGTTTATCAGACTTTCAATCGCACTTGAGTAATCTGAATAATCTTAGTTACGAAGACTTTGAACCACGGGCAAGGTGCAATGATATTATGAACATTTCACCCCCTTCTATAATAAATCCACTAAATGTTTCCACGGGAAACTTTGCAAGTGGTACATTTCAGAGTACACACTCTCTCCATGGTCAAGAG GTGAGTCCACCACCCATTCCACCGAAGGCGCATCAAGATACGCCATCAGCGCCATCAACTTTGGAAAGAGCATCGAGTCGCACACAATCGCACAATCACACCGAAAATTACTCAGTGCCAAAATTACAAACGTTATCTGTGGCATCTGACACAGAGAGTACTGTGTAG